The Desulfonatronovibrio magnus genomic interval TGCCATGAACGTCTGATCTGGCTTGTCAAAGCGTATCTTTCTTCATCTGGAAATTTTTTGCTGATATCAAAAATATGCATAGCCAGCTTATATGCCTTTTGATAAACGATTAATTCCTTGGCTGACTGCACTCCCATCTTTCTGACTCCTGTCCCCTGACTCCTGTTTACTTCTTCAGTGGGCAGTTCTGGAAACAATATGATATACGCTGGGATGT includes:
- a CDS encoding four helix bundle protein; translation: MGVQSAKELIVYQKAYKLAMHIFDISKKFPDEERYALTSQIRRSW